A section of the Apodemus sylvaticus chromosome 10, mApoSyl1.1, whole genome shotgun sequence genome encodes:
- the Nt5c gene encoding 5'(3')-deoxyribonucleotidase, cytosolic type isoform X2 yields MAVKRPVRVLVDMDGVLADFESALLQGFRRRFPGDPHVPLEQRRGFLANEQYRALRPDLEEKLVSVYEAPGFFLNLEPIPGALDALREMNDMQDTEVFICTSPLLKYHHCVGEKYRWVEQNLGPQFLERIILTRDKTVVMGDLLIDDKDNIQGLEETPSWEHILFTCCHNQHLVLPPTRRRLLSWSDDWRGIIESKRASL; encoded by the exons ATGGCGGTGAAGCGGCCGGTGCGCGTGCTGGTGGACATGGATGGCGTGCTAGCTGACTTCGAGTCCGCCCTCCTGCAGGGTTTCCGCCGCCGCTTTCCCGGGGACCCGCACGTGCCGCTGGAACAGCGCCGGGGCTTCCTCGCCAACGAGCAGTACCGAGCCCTGCGGCCGGACCTGGAG GAAAAACTGGTCAGTGTGTATGAAGCTCCAGGCTTTTTCCTAAACTTGGAGCCCATCCCTGGGGCCTTGGACGCTTTGCGAGAAATGAACGACATGCAAGA CACCGAGGTCTTCATCTGCACCAGCCCACTGCTCAAGTACCACCACTGTGTGGGCGAAAAG TACCGCTGGGTGGAGCAGAACCTGGGGCCACAGTTTTTGGAGCGGATTATCCTGACTAGGGACAAGACAGTGGTCATGGGAGACCTGCTCATTGATGACAAAGACAACATTCAAG GCCTGGAAGAGACCCCAAGCTGGGAACACATCTTGTTCACCTGCTGCCACAACCAGCACCTGGTCCTGCCCCCCACCAGGAGACGGCTGCTGTCCTGGAGTGACGACTGGAGAGGGATCATAGAGAGCAAGCGGGCCAGCCTGTGA
- the Nt5c gene encoding 5'(3')-deoxyribonucleotidase, cytosolic type isoform X1, with the protein MAVKRPVRVLVDMDGVLADFESALLQGFRRRFPGDPHVPLEQRRGFLANEQYRALRPDLEEKLVSVYEAPGFFLNLEPIPGALDALREMNDMQDTEVFICTSPLLKYHHCVGEKYRWVEQNLGPQFLERIILTRDKTVVMGDLLIDDKDNIQASHCLYCPGLEETPSWEHILFTCCHNQHLVLPPTRRRLLSWSDDWRGIIESKRASL; encoded by the exons ATGGCGGTGAAGCGGCCGGTGCGCGTGCTGGTGGACATGGATGGCGTGCTAGCTGACTTCGAGTCCGCCCTCCTGCAGGGTTTCCGCCGCCGCTTTCCCGGGGACCCGCACGTGCCGCTGGAACAGCGCCGGGGCTTCCTCGCCAACGAGCAGTACCGAGCCCTGCGGCCGGACCTGGAG GAAAAACTGGTCAGTGTGTATGAAGCTCCAGGCTTTTTCCTAAACTTGGAGCCCATCCCTGGGGCCTTGGACGCTTTGCGAGAAATGAACGACATGCAAGA CACCGAGGTCTTCATCTGCACCAGCCCACTGCTCAAGTACCACCACTGTGTGGGCGAAAAG TACCGCTGGGTGGAGCAGAACCTGGGGCCACAGTTTTTGGAGCGGATTATCCTGACTAGGGACAAGACAGTGGTCATGGGAGACCTGCTCATTGATGACAAAGACAACATTCAAG CCTCACACTGCCTTTACTGCCCAGGCCTGGAAGAGACCCCAAGCTGGGAACACATCTTGTTCACCTGCTGCCACAACCAGCACCTGGTCCTGCCCCCCACCAGGAGACGGCTGCTGTCCTGGAGTGACGACTGGAGAGGGATCATAGAGAGCAAGCGGGCCAGCCTGTGA